The following are encoded in a window of bacterium genomic DNA:
- a CDS encoding sigma-54 dependent transcriptional regulator encodes MKNSDVSILIVDDEPDMVELLRRTVSRELGWKVFTAGCGKDAMEMIEEGSLDLVLLDIKMPDMDGMEVLRIVSQRPDPPTIIMMTAYGVIDLAVESIRQGAYDFITKPFDYARLVHSLRQAWEHRRLVMENLALQRLVKQKEGFQDIVGASPVMKRVFETIQMVAPTDATVLITGESGTGKELVARAIHKLSRRMEGSFVAVNCPTLPANVLESELFGFVKGAFTDARYDRKGLFQEADGGTIFLDEIGDLPPDLQAKLLRVLQEKEIKPLGHSRAFKVDVRVLASTNQDLKTQMAGGKFREDLYYRLNVVSIHLPPLRERMEDVPVLAHHFLQRHGSRLGKTDVQISPEAMEALLSHNWPGNVRELENTIQRALILARSGSISREDLAQELSQRKSGWPAVFHLSYREAKSRVLGHFHKEYLSRVLEQNKGNVTRAAEACGLERQALQQLLRRYNLSRERFLPQS; translated from the coding sequence GTGAAGAACTCCGATGTTTCCATCCTAATAGTTGACGACGAGCCTGACATGGTGGAGCTTCTCAGGCGCACTGTTTCCAGGGAGTTGGGCTGGAAAGTTTTTACAGCAGGCTGCGGAAAAGATGCTATGGAGATGATAGAGGAAGGCTCTTTGGATCTGGTGCTCCTGGACATAAAGATGCCTGACATGGATGGAATGGAAGTTCTCAGAATCGTAAGCCAAAGGCCTGATCCTCCTACCATAATAATGATGACCGCCTACGGGGTCATAGATCTGGCCGTAGAGTCCATAAGGCAGGGGGCCTATGATTTCATCACCAAACCCTTTGACTATGCCCGTCTGGTCCACAGTCTCCGTCAGGCCTGGGAACACCGAAGGCTCGTTATGGAGAATCTGGCTCTTCAGCGCCTGGTGAAGCAAAAGGAGGGTTTTCAGGACATAGTTGGCGCCTCCCCTGTAATGAAGCGCGTTTTCGAGACCATCCAGATGGTGGCCCCAACAGATGCCACGGTGTTGATCACAGGGGAGTCAGGCACAGGAAAGGAGCTTGTGGCCAGGGCCATCCACAAACTCTCTAGGCGCATGGAAGGCTCCTTCGTGGCCGTGAACTGCCCGACCCTCCCTGCCAACGTGCTGGAGAGCGAATTGTTCGGCTTTGTCAAAGGCGCCTTCACAGATGCCAGGTATGACAGAAAGGGACTCTTCCAGGAGGCAGACGGAGGAACCATTTTTCTGGATGAGATAGGGGATCTGCCCCCTGACCTTCAGGCAAAGCTCCTTAGGGTTCTTCAGGAAAAGGAGATAAAACCCCTGGGCCACAGCCGAGCCTTCAAGGTGGATGTGAGGGTCCTGGCATCCACCAACCAGGACCTGAAGACCCAGATGGCAGGGGGCAAATTCAGGGAGGACCTGTATTACAGGCTAAACGTGGTCTCCATACACCTGCCGCCCCTTAGGGAAAGGATGGAGGATGTACCTGTTCTGGCCCATCATTTCCTCCAGAGGCATGGCTCCAGGCTTGGCAAAACCGACGTGCAGATATCCCCCGAAGCAATGGAGGCATTGCTCAGCCACAACTGGCCTGGAAACGTGAGGGAGCTGGAAAACACGATCCAGAGGGCCCTGATCCTGGCTCGTTCTGGAAGCATCTCCAGGGAGGACCTGGCCCAGGAGTTGAGCCAAAGAAAAAGCGGCTGGCCCGCAGTTTTCCACCTCTCTTACCGGGAAGCCAAGTCAAGGGTGTTGGGCCACTTTCACAAGGAGTACCTATCTAGAGTCTTGGAGCAAAACAAGGGCAATGTTACCCGGGCAGCTGAAGCATGCGGTCTGGAGCGCCAGGCACTCCAGCAGCTTCTGAGGCGCTATAATTTAAGCCGAGAGAGATTTTTGCCGCAATCCTAA
- a CDS encoding sulfite exporter TauE/SafE family protein — translation MREKRGWRLVFVVLALVAGMAFFATSWAQGQSPQAAQPPQAAEKPAAEKPKVGSDLGLPGKIGQEVAKAPVGKEPGHIDPQAPRGAFGIPGAPRVNYILAIVWAIWVGWIFSTVGAFGGIMAGVGHMTVYGLGDYARSFGKTAPGLGKTLTDSIRTSNQFLVGLSSLVSSINYLKSKQLAWPVGIALALGSIAGALFIPWLTGGKISFRQYQGWFGLFVFVVGAFLFYETTPKGQQKKKAAKEAAQAFAKARKEGKASEGISFKSFSLTKATFSFFGIEFKFNPIVVFIGGVVIAAISSFLGVGGGFLYVPFLTTFVGAPMYVVAGTSAMAVLLSMITSIAGYITVAKAGMDWGLVGIQLVGIFVGSMIGPRTQKYIPDIWLKRLFVVLALYVGLGYFSKGFFGTAWVPM, via the coding sequence ATGAGGGAAAAGAGAGGATGGAGGTTGGTTTTTGTTGTTTTGGCACTGGTGGCTGGCATGGCCTTTTTCGCCACATCCTGGGCCCAGGGGCAGAGCCCACAGGCTGCTCAGCCCCCGCAGGCAGCAGAAAAGCCAGCAGCAGAAAAGCCCAAGGTGGGAAGCGACCTGGGATTGCCGGGAAAGATCGGCCAGGAGGTGGCCAAGGCCCCTGTGGGAAAAGAACCCGGCCACATAGACCCCCAGGCGCCTCGAGGTGCCTTTGGGATACCAGGGGCTCCCAGGGTGAATTACATATTGGCCATCGTTTGGGCCATATGGGTGGGTTGGATATTCTCCACAGTGGGAGCCTTCGGGGGCATTATGGCAGGTGTGGGCCATATGACTGTCTATGGCCTTGGGGATTACGCCAGATCCTTTGGAAAGACAGCACCGGGTCTGGGCAAGACCCTCACCGACAGCATCCGCACCTCGAATCAGTTCCTGGTGGGGCTTTCCTCTTTGGTCAGTAGCATTAATTACCTAAAAAGCAAACAACTCGCCTGGCCTGTAGGTATTGCCTTGGCCCTGGGCTCCATAGCCGGCGCCCTTTTCATCCCATGGCTCACAGGGGGAAAGATCAGCTTCAGGCAGTATCAGGGCTGGTTCGGGCTCTTTGTTTTCGTGGTAGGGGCCTTTCTCTTCTACGAGACCACTCCCAAAGGCCAGCAGAAAAAGAAGGCTGCCAAAGAGGCTGCCCAGGCCTTTGCCAAGGCCCGAAAGGAAGGCAAGGCTAGCGAGGGGATAAGTTTCAAGAGTTTCTCCCTGACCAAGGCCACGTTTTCCTTTTTCGGAATCGAGTTCAAGTTCAATCCCATAGTGGTCTTCATTGGAGGCGTAGTTATAGCGGCCATCTCCTCCTTCCTGGGGGTGGGAGGGGGGTTCCTGTATGTTCCTTTTCTAACGACTTTTGTGGGAGCCCCCATGTACGTTGTGGCCGGCACCTCGGCCATGGCAGTGCTTCTTAGCATGATCACCAGCATAGCCGGCTATATCACCGTGGCCAAAGCCGGCATGGACTGGGGATTGGTGGGCATACAGCTTGTGGGAATCTTTGTGGGCTCCATGATCGGGCCTCGAACCCAGAAATACATCCCCGACATCTGGCTCAAGAGGCTTTTCGTGGTGTTGGCCCTGTACGTGGGCCTTGGCTACTTCAGCAAAGGCTTCTTCGGCACGGCCTGGGTGCCCATGTGA
- a CDS encoding ROK family protein, translating into MVSKKKVAVGIDLGGTKLEAALVDSLGLVLASTRVATDVAGGPRAVTSQIIESVREVLKHKDPGHFVSGVGLGVAGQIEANSGKVIFGPNLGWKEVPLGDWIQEELGLEVLVTNDVRAAAFGEWRFGAGKGVEDLVCLFLGTGIGGGIVSGGRLLHGTSNTAGELGHMVVELSGPVCDCGGRGCLEALAGGRALARQARRAVQAYPAAGSRLLSLAGGTLEGITAQTLVLAARKGDRLAGEILGKAKEALAAGLVSVVHCFNPQRIVLGGGIVQGMPELVEEMEQRVRHRAMKAALGQLKIVQAKLGGVAGAVGAAAMLLLRDEKEILA; encoded by the coding sequence ATGGTTTCTAAAAAGAAAGTGGCCGTTGGAATCGATTTGGGAGGAACCAAGTTGGAGGCCGCCCTGGTGGACAGCCTCGGGTTGGTGCTGGCAAGTACGAGAGTTGCCACAGACGTGGCAGGAGGGCCCAGGGCAGTGACATCCCAGATCATTGAATCGGTGCGGGAGGTCTTGAAGCACAAGGATCCCGGCCACTTTGTCTCTGGGGTAGGCCTTGGAGTGGCAGGCCAGATAGAGGCGAATAGCGGGAAGGTGATCTTTGGACCCAATTTGGGCTGGAAAGAGGTTCCCCTGGGTGACTGGATCCAAGAGGAACTGGGGCTGGAGGTTCTTGTTACCAACGACGTGCGGGCAGCCGCTTTTGGAGAATGGCGTTTCGGGGCTGGCAAGGGTGTGGAGGACCTGGTTTGTCTTTTCTTGGGCACTGGAATAGGAGGGGGGATTGTATCGGGGGGCAGACTGCTTCATGGCACATCCAACACCGCAGGGGAGCTGGGCCATATGGTGGTGGAACTCTCAGGCCCTGTGTGCGACTGTGGAGGCCGGGGCTGTCTGGAGGCTTTGGCAGGAGGCCGGGCATTGGCAAGACAGGCCAGGAGGGCAGTGCAAGCCTATCCAGCAGCCGGATCCAGACTTCTTAGCCTAGCTGGGGGGACCCTGGAGGGGATAACCGCCCAGACCCTAGTATTGGCAGCCAGAAAAGGCGACCGCCTGGCAGGAGAGATCCTTGGGAAGGCCAAAGAGGCCCTGGCCGCAGGGTTGGTAAGCGTGGTGCACTGCTTCAATCCTCAAAGGATAGTTCTGGGAGGCGGTATTGTCCAGGGCATGCCTGAACTGGTGGAGGAGATGGAGCAAAGGGTGAGGCACAGGGCAATGAAGGCGGCTCTGGGGCAGCTCAAGATAGTCCAAGCAAAGCTGGGTGGAGTTGCCGGAGCGGTGGGTGCTGCGGCCATGCTTCTGTTGAGGGATGAGAAGGAAATACTTGCATGA
- the nuoI gene encoding NADH-quinone oxidoreductase subunit NuoI, with amino-acid sequence MGEVMEKKGAIKELWKGLQALAWGFSTTFIHLFKKPVTEQYPEQKRSLPHRSRGRIILTRDPDGQERCVACYLCSAVCPVSCISMQSAQRQDGRRYALWFRINFARCIFCGLCEEACPTLAIQLTPDFEMTRRNPMDLLYEKEDLLVEHGGKDKEYNYYRLAGVQVTGPKGSHQGEKPPVDPMSNMP; translated from the coding sequence ATGGGAGAGGTCATGGAGAAAAAAGGGGCCATCAAAGAGCTTTGGAAAGGGCTCCAAGCTCTGGCTTGGGGCTTCTCCACCACCTTCATACATCTTTTCAAAAAACCCGTAACCGAGCAATATCCAGAACAGAAAAGGAGTCTTCCCCACAGAAGCAGGGGCCGCATCATTCTGACAAGAGACCCGGACGGGCAGGAAAGGTGCGTGGCCTGCTACCTTTGTTCGGCCGTTTGTCCTGTGAGTTGTATTTCCATGCAGTCTGCACAGCGGCAGGACGGTAGGCGCTATGCCCTCTGGTTCAGGATAAACTTTGCAAGATGCATATTTTGCGGCCTGTGCGAAGAGGCATGTCCCACCCTGGCCATACAGCTCACCCCGGATTTCGAGATGACGAGGCGTAACCCCATGGATCTGCTTTACGAAAAGGAGGACTTGCTGGTGGAGCACGGGGGCAAGGACAAGGAATACAACTACTACAGGTTAGCCGGAGTCCAGGTGACGGGTCCCAAGGGTAGCCACCAGGGGGAAAAGCCACCGGTGGATCCCATGAGCAACATGCCTTGA
- the nuoH gene encoding NADH-quinone oxidoreductase subunit NuoH translates to MAQWTEAVFLAAIKSALVILVLLGIAAYLVLAERKILARLQVRYGPNRAGPRGVLQPLADMIKLLTKEDTIPAGADKVLFLMAPAVVAATVLMSFAVVPWGPEFAFGDTKIKGIVADVPVGVLYLFAMSSLAVYGVALGGWASNSKYSLLGGVRGAAQMISYELSMGLSLAPVVMISGSFSLVSIVEAQQGIPFALVQPVSLVLFFLSSMAETRRIPFDLPEAENELVAGYHTEYSGMRFGLFFLGEYVNILVLGALVATMFLGGWKGPVLPPAIWFLLKVTAVAFLLIWIRGTLPRFRYDQLMHLGWKLLLPASILNVLATGAILAFWES, encoded by the coding sequence ATGGCCCAATGGACAGAGGCCGTCTTTCTGGCGGCAATAAAATCAGCACTTGTTATCTTGGTGCTCCTTGGGATAGCGGCTTACCTGGTCCTGGCCGAGAGGAAAATCCTGGCCCGGCTGCAGGTCAGGTACGGGCCCAACCGGGCAGGCCCCAGGGGAGTGCTCCAACCTTTGGCAGACATGATAAAACTCCTGACCAAAGAGGACACGATCCCGGCCGGAGCCGACAAGGTGCTCTTTCTGATGGCCCCGGCTGTTGTGGCTGCCACTGTGCTCATGAGCTTTGCAGTTGTACCCTGGGGCCCGGAGTTCGCCTTTGGTGACACGAAGATCAAAGGAATCGTGGCAGATGTGCCAGTGGGGGTCCTGTACCTGTTCGCCATGTCCTCCCTGGCAGTATACGGTGTGGCCCTGGGCGGGTGGGCTTCCAATTCCAAGTACAGCCTCTTGGGCGGGGTCAGGGGAGCTGCCCAGATGATAAGCTACGAACTTTCCATGGGTCTGTCTCTGGCGCCGGTGGTGATGATCTCTGGCTCCTTCAGCCTGGTGAGCATAGTCGAGGCGCAGCAAGGCATTCCCTTTGCCCTTGTCCAGCCGGTGTCCTTGGTACTTTTTTTCCTGAGCTCCATGGCCGAGACTAGGAGAATTCCCTTTGATTTGCCCGAGGCCGAAAATGAACTGGTGGCTGGGTACCACACCGAGTACAGCGGCATGCGCTTTGGTTTGTTTTTCCTGGGGGAATATGTAAACATTCTGGTCTTGGGAGCCTTGGTTGCCACCATGTTCCTGGGGGGATGGAAGGGACCTGTCCTTCCTCCAGCAATCTGGTTCCTACTGAAAGTGACGGCTGTAGCCTTCCTGCTCATCTGGATCAGGGGGACTCTCCCGAGATTTCGTTATGATCAGTTGATGCATCTGGGATGGAAGCTCCTGCTTCCTGCTTCCATATTGAACGTGCTGGCCACCGGAGCGATTCTGGCCTTTTGGGAGTCCTGA
- the nuoG gene encoding NADH-quinone oxidoreductase subunit NuoG, translating into MPQIVIDGRSIEVASGTKVIEAAQQLGIYIPRLCYHPALGSAGACRLCAVSFLEGPVRGLLMSCMVEAKEGMVVSTQHPDALQFRKQIMEWLMMNHPHDCPVCDEGGHCVLQEMTVAGGHSMRRFPGSKRTYEDQDLGPFVQHEMNRCIHCWRCRRFYQEYSGYKDMGVMGLASRTYFGRAVPGPLESPFAGNLIDICPTGVFTDKPSRFKARRWECQRAPSLCIHCCLGCSIVVNSRYREVLRIEAGHNPEVNGHFICDRGRYGFDYVNHPSRPRWPLVEGRACSWQEALAYAGGRLREIIEKHGPSSAAVVGSSRASLESLGALRLFCEKHAVSGPFLWMETQELKCVRRLLQGQELFVSMKQVEEADTILVVGLDPVQEAPMLALALRQAWRKGGWVGVVDPRGVELPFCFSHWVVHPREMGMALEYLAGKPKSPYEGFDDQGFLKAWRQALARGKRPVMACGTLLAKADFMGACLELAHFLRKEKGCGGLFPVLRGANSLGAVAVSGSEASGLEELLEAIERGELKALVLVETDPLFSFWGKARLKEGFKGLELILVMDYLPSGVSKQASVVMPCKSLFESSCLFVNNEGRLQEATAVHHGGIPISQMLEEANPPRTFGTEIPGGGTCAGWEALAKLSEAMGESLGFSDLPGLRNVLRQRFGWLREVRPGQRILALEPEGGKRWEEIFHSQKEEGQGALSLLLVQATFGTEELSSYSRHSCKMEAGPMGFLHPETAACLGLKQGDLVRLGWEQGELEFLLETKENMHKELLVVQAHRLLDWDKAGRPPEVVNSGQLEKII; encoded by the coding sequence ATGCCCCAGATAGTCATAGACGGCCGCTCCATAGAAGTGGCCTCCGGCACAAAGGTGATCGAGGCAGCTCAGCAGCTGGGCATATATATCCCAAGGCTCTGTTACCATCCAGCCCTGGGTTCTGCAGGAGCCTGCAGGCTTTGTGCCGTGAGTTTCCTGGAGGGACCCGTAAGAGGCCTTCTCATGAGCTGTATGGTGGAGGCCAAGGAGGGCATGGTGGTATCCACCCAACACCCGGATGCCTTGCAATTCAGAAAGCAGATCATGGAGTGGCTCATGATGAACCACCCTCACGACTGCCCGGTCTGCGATGAGGGTGGACACTGCGTCTTGCAGGAGATGACGGTGGCTGGGGGTCACTCCATGAGGAGATTCCCGGGCTCCAAACGCACCTATGAGGACCAGGACCTGGGTCCTTTTGTGCAGCACGAGATGAACCGCTGTATCCACTGCTGGCGATGCAGGCGCTTCTACCAAGAGTACTCGGGTTACAAGGACATGGGGGTCATGGGCCTGGCCAGCAGGACCTATTTTGGAAGAGCAGTGCCAGGGCCCCTGGAAAGCCCCTTTGCAGGAAACCTCATAGACATCTGTCCCACAGGGGTCTTCACAGACAAGCCTTCACGTTTCAAGGCCAGACGATGGGAGTGCCAGAGAGCCCCCTCCCTTTGCATTCACTGCTGCCTGGGTTGTTCCATTGTCGTCAACAGTAGGTACAGGGAGGTGCTAAGAATAGAGGCAGGACACAACCCTGAGGTCAACGGCCACTTCATATGCGACAGGGGCCGATACGGATTTGATTATGTCAATCATCCCAGCAGGCCCAGATGGCCTCTGGTGGAGGGCAGGGCCTGTTCTTGGCAGGAGGCCCTGGCGTACGCTGGGGGGAGGCTGCGGGAAATAATAGAAAAGCACGGTCCCTCTTCAGCGGCTGTGGTGGGCTCTTCCAGGGCAAGCCTGGAGAGCCTGGGCGCCCTCAGGCTATTTTGCGAGAAACATGCTGTTTCAGGTCCATTTCTCTGGATGGAGACACAGGAATTGAAATGTGTGCGTAGGCTCTTGCAAGGCCAAGAGCTCTTTGTGAGCATGAAGCAGGTTGAAGAGGCTGACACGATCCTTGTGGTGGGGCTTGATCCCGTCCAGGAGGCTCCCATGTTGGCCCTGGCACTTCGTCAGGCCTGGAGAAAGGGAGGCTGGGTGGGTGTGGTGGATCCAAGAGGGGTGGAGCTACCCTTTTGCTTTTCCCATTGGGTGGTACATCCCAGGGAGATGGGCATGGCCCTGGAATATCTGGCAGGCAAGCCCAAGAGCCCTTATGAAGGGTTTGATGACCAGGGGTTCCTCAAGGCCTGGAGGCAGGCCCTGGCCCGAGGGAAAAGACCAGTCATGGCCTGCGGCACTCTCCTGGCCAAGGCAGACTTCATGGGCGCATGTTTGGAACTGGCTCATTTCCTCAGAAAGGAGAAGGGCTGTGGGGGCCTTTTCCCGGTTCTGCGCGGGGCCAATTCCTTGGGGGCAGTGGCTGTTTCTGGTTCGGAAGCCTCTGGTTTGGAGGAACTCCTGGAGGCAATAGAAAGAGGTGAGCTCAAGGCCCTGGTGCTTGTGGAAACGGATCCTCTTTTCTCCTTTTGGGGAAAGGCAAGGCTCAAGGAGGGATTCAAGGGCCTAGAGTTGATCCTGGTAATGGATTACCTGCCTTCGGGGGTTTCAAAGCAGGCCTCTGTGGTAATGCCTTGCAAGAGTCTATTTGAATCATCTTGCCTGTTTGTTAACAATGAAGGCAGATTGCAGGAGGCCACGGCAGTCCACCATGGGGGAATTCCCATATCACAGATGTTGGAAGAGGCAAATCCTCCCAGGACTTTTGGGACCGAGATCCCAGGGGGTGGCACCTGTGCTGGCTGGGAGGCTCTGGCCAAGCTCTCGGAAGCCATGGGTGAATCCCTTGGGTTTTCGGATCTGCCGGGGCTGAGGAATGTGCTGCGGCAGAGGTTCGGATGGCTGCGTGAGGTAAGACCAGGCCAGAGGATCCTGGCCCTGGAACCTGAAGGGGGCAAGAGGTGGGAAGAAATTTTTCATTCCCAGAAGGAGGAAGGCCAGGGGGCTTTGAGTTTGCTTTTGGTGCAGGCCACATTTGGCACAGAGGAGCTTTCCTCCTATTCAAGACATAGCTGCAAGATGGAGGCAGGGCCCATGGGTTTCCTACATCCTGAGACAGCAGCCTGCCTGGGCCTAAAACAAGGAGACTTGGTGCGCCTGGGCTGGGAACAAGGGGAGCTTGAGTTCTTGCTTGAGACCAAAGAGAACATGCACAAAGAACTCTTGGTGGTCCAGGCCCATAGGCTCCTGGATTGGGACAAGGCAGGGCGGCCTCCCGAGGTGGTCAACTCAGGGCAGCTTGAAAAAATAATTTGA
- a CDS encoding NADH-ubiquinone oxidoreductase-F iron-sulfur binding region domain-containing protein translates to MKDLPMVLLRNRKADRTTGLQEYRTSGGYRALELALKELSPKDLCGMVVDSGLQGRGGAGFPAGRKWMGVAEDAPHPRYLVANADEMEPGTFKDRVLIHADPHQLIEGMLLAGYAVGASKGVIFVRPAYGRMAEILEREISKAREAHLVGQHILGSEFSMELEVHRSGGRYICGEGTAQINAIMGLRPQPRETPPRTTEKGLWNMPTVLHNVETLACVPHIILNGPDWFKGLARSQTGAGTKLYCVSGKVQRPGCYELPMGTALREILEVHAGGMRPGSRFKACLPGGASTRFMSPEFLDAEMDYEALRRMGHRLGTGAIIVFDETTCLLRATVNLIRFFARESCGWCTPCREGLPFVEELLDGLEQGRGTREHVEMLRSMADALCNAFCPLAPGAAQPLESLLSCFEDEVLEHLRLGRCPYQTR, encoded by the coding sequence ATGAAAGACCTCCCCATGGTGTTGCTGAGGAACCGAAAAGCAGACAGAACCACTGGCCTTCAGGAATACCGGACCTCGGGCGGGTACAGGGCTCTGGAGCTGGCCCTGAAGGAGTTATCCCCCAAAGATCTATGCGGAATGGTTGTGGACAGCGGGCTTCAAGGCAGAGGTGGGGCCGGATTCCCAGCAGGTCGCAAGTGGATGGGCGTGGCCGAAGACGCACCCCATCCCAGGTACCTGGTAGCCAATGCCGATGAGATGGAACCAGGCACATTCAAAGACAGGGTGCTGATACATGCAGATCCCCACCAGCTCATAGAGGGCATGCTCTTGGCGGGCTACGCGGTGGGGGCCTCCAAGGGAGTAATCTTTGTAAGGCCTGCATATGGCCGCATGGCTGAAATCCTGGAGAGGGAGATCAGCAAGGCCCGGGAAGCCCACCTGGTAGGGCAGCATATACTTGGAAGCGAGTTTTCCATGGAGCTGGAGGTGCACAGAAGCGGGGGCCGCTACATTTGTGGGGAGGGCACTGCCCAGATAAACGCCATAATGGGGCTCAGACCCCAGCCCCGGGAAACTCCGCCCAGGACAACCGAGAAAGGCCTCTGGAACATGCCCACGGTGCTCCACAATGTGGAGACCCTGGCCTGCGTGCCGCACATAATCTTAAACGGGCCCGACTGGTTCAAGGGCCTGGCCAGAAGCCAGACAGGTGCAGGGACCAAGCTCTATTGCGTAAGCGGTAAGGTTCAAAGGCCAGGTTGCTACGAGCTTCCCATGGGTACTGCCTTGAGGGAGATCCTGGAGGTTCATGCTGGCGGGATGCGCCCTGGCAGCAGGTTCAAGGCCTGTCTTCCAGGAGGAGCTTCCACCAGGTTTATGAGCCCGGAATTTCTGGATGCTGAGATGGACTATGAGGCCCTCAGAAGAATGGGACACAGGCTGGGCACAGGCGCCATCATAGTTTTTGATGAGACCACCTGTCTTTTGAGGGCCACGGTGAACCTCATACGTTTTTTCGCAAGGGAATCCTGCGGATGGTGCACACCCTGCAGGGAGGGGCTTCCCTTTGTGGAGGAACTTCTGGATGGCCTGGAGCAGGGCAGGGGAACTCGGGAACATGTGGAGATGCTGAGGTCCATGGCCGATGCCTTATGCAATGCTTTCTGCCCCTTGGCTCCCGGGGCAGCTCAACCTCTGGAGAGCCTCCTGAGTTGTTTTGAAGACGAGGTCTTGGAGCACTTGAGGCTCGGGAGATGCCCGTACCAAACCCGTTAG
- the nuoE gene encoding NADH-quinone oxidoreductase subunit NuoE gives MEATNQKTGLLKELEQRIRRAEHPRELVVDVMLALQEQYGYLSDDALEEAARLLGMSLLELEELASFYDFIYRRPVGRFVIRVCDSVVCWLEEGEKLGEHLEARLGIRMGETTPDGLFTLLPVCCIGYCDMAPAMLVNRRVYGNLNQEKIDKILEELRTGDERKGLPR, from the coding sequence ATGGAAGCAACAAACCAGAAGACCGGCCTCTTGAAGGAATTGGAACAAAGGATACGCAGGGCCGAGCATCCGCGGGAGCTGGTGGTGGACGTGATGCTGGCCCTCCAAGAGCAGTACGGATACTTGAGCGATGATGCCCTCGAAGAGGCGGCACGGCTGTTGGGAATGAGCCTCTTGGAGCTGGAAGAGCTGGCCAGCTTTTACGATTTTATCTACAGGAGGCCTGTGGGCCGTTTTGTCATAAGAGTGTGCGACAGCGTGGTTTGCTGGCTTGAGGAAGGAGAGAAACTGGGGGAACACCTGGAGGCAAGACTTGGGATTCGCATGGGGGAGACCACCCCCGACGGGCTTTTCACCCTCCTGCCCGTTTGCTGCATAGGTTACTGCGACATGGCTCCTGCCATGCTGGTTAACAGGAGAGTCTACGGAAACCTCAACCAAGAGAAGATAGACAAGATACTGGAAGAACTGCGCACAGGGGATGAGCGCAAGGGGCTACCAAGATGA